A portion of the Bacteroidales bacterium genome contains these proteins:
- a CDS encoding aminotransferase class III-fold pyridoxal phosphate-dependent enzyme, whose protein sequence is MDEIISLEESAALINESKQYTFFPWSKQSGLNPELIDRAEGVYFYTATGKKFLDFASQLVNMNIGHGNKWVTKAIVKQMDKVAFVCPALFTTKIRGEVGRKIAEIAPGDLNKTFFTLGGAEAIENAMKIARLYTGKQKILTQYRSYHGATYGAIAAGGDPRKFSTYQSLMPNVVHFEGPFPYRCPWGSKTEEEGKELALQHLERVIQFEGPGTIAAILLEGESGTSGCVKFPEGYWKGVKALCEKYNILAIADEVMSGFGRTGHWFGVDYHGVVPDLLVFAKGITAGYLPLGGIIVSDKIAAHFDNNPLPMGLTHYAHPVCLAAASEVLEIYKDDNIIENAFEMGKYIDSRMVELMAKHPSIGSFRNRGLLGCIELVKNRANKEPMAPWNATPAEMEIMSKVSAKIRESGVYAMVRWNWIFTAPPLTVTKEQIDEGLAAISKGISIADQYCY, encoded by the coding sequence ATGGACGAAATAATATCTTTAGAAGAAAGTGCTGCCTTGATAAACGAATCAAAGCAGTATACATTTTTCCCATGGAGTAAGCAATCAGGCTTAAACCCAGAACTTATAGACAGGGCTGAGGGAGTATATTTCTACACCGCAACAGGAAAAAAGTTTCTCGATTTTGCCTCCCAACTAGTTAACATGAATATTGGTCACGGCAACAAGTGGGTTACCAAAGCTATTGTAAAGCAAATGGATAAAGTGGCATTTGTTTGTCCGGCATTGTTCACAACCAAAATCCGTGGCGAAGTCGGTCGTAAAATTGCAGAAATTGCTCCTGGGGATCTCAATAAAACATTTTTCACTCTAGGAGGTGCTGAGGCTATTGAGAATGCTATGAAAATAGCAAGGCTTTATACCGGAAAACAAAAAATACTAACTCAATATCGGTCATATCATGGCGCAACTTACGGGGCAATAGCTGCCGGAGGCGATCCAAGAAAATTTTCGACCTATCAAAGCCTGATGCCCAATGTTGTACATTTCGAAGGGCCTTTCCCCTACCGCTGCCCTTGGGGAAGCAAAACCGAAGAGGAAGGAAAAGAACTTGCCCTGCAACATTTAGAACGCGTTATTCAGTTCGAAGGGCCAGGCACAATTGCAGCCATACTACTCGAAGGTGAATCGGGAACATCAGGATGTGTAAAATTTCCCGAAGGTTACTGGAAAGGCGTTAAAGCGTTGTGTGAAAAATACAACATCCTTGCAATTGCCGATGAGGTTATGAGCGGTTTTGGAAGAACAGGACATTGGTTTGGCGTTGATTATCATGGTGTAGTTCCAGATCTTTTAGTATTTGCAAAAGGTATAACTGCTGGATATCTTCCCCTTGGAGGAATAATTGTTTCAGATAAAATAGCTGCCCATTTCGACAATAATCCTCTGCCTATGGGTCTAACACATTACGCACATCCTGTATGCCTTGCAGCCGCTAGCGAAGTACTCGAAATTTACAAGGATGATAACATCATTGAAAATGCCTTTGAAATGGGGAAATATATCGATTCTCGCATGGTAGAATTAATGGCAAAACATCCTTCAATCGGCAGTTTCAGAAATCGCGGGTTACTTGGGTGCATCGAACTTGTTAAAAATAGGGCTAACAAAGAACCAATGGCTCCTTGGAATGCAACACCTGCCGAAATGGAAATTATGAGCAAAGTATCAGCTAAAATAAGGGAAAGTGGCGTTTACGCAATGGTTCGTTGGAATTGGATTTTCACAGCCCCCCCATTAACAGTTACAAAAGAGCAGATTGACGAAGGGTTGGCTGCAATTTCAAAAGGAATTTCTATTGCTGACCAGTATTGCTATTAA
- a CDS encoding HD domain-containing protein, translated as MQQYLKQDIFKIVSEVADIENTQAFVIGGFVRDIFLKRNSKDIDIVVLGNGIDIAKKVSKRIKRSTVSVFKNFGTAQLKSDDLEVEFVGARKESYRLDSRKPIVENGTLEDDLMRRDFTINALAISLNSKTYGKLLDHFKGLEDIEDRIIRTPLDPDQTFSDDPLRMIRAIRFATQLNFTIEQKTFKSIHRNRSRIEIVSQERIVEELNKILLSNRPSTGFLLLDQSGLLELIFPKLFNLKGSETKNGLSHKDNFMHTLQVLDNVSKKTDNLWLRWSALLHDIAKPDTKRYFPKQGWTFHGHEFLGAKMVPIIFRDLKLPLNEKMKYVQKMVQLHLRPIILSLEIVTDSAVRRLLFDAGDDIDDLMILCEADITSKNDSTVRKHLANFKIVRQKLKELEERDTIRNFQPPITGELIMETFDIKPCREIGIIKIAIKDAILDGIIHNNFDEAYALMLEKGKELKLTPKSESQKGKKKELE; from the coding sequence ATGCAGCAATATCTAAAGCAAGATATTTTCAAAATTGTATCAGAAGTAGCTGATATTGAAAACACACAGGCATTTGTGATTGGTGGTTTTGTTCGCGATATTTTTCTGAAACGAAACTCGAAGGATATTGATATTGTTGTACTAGGAAATGGAATTGATATTGCAAAAAAGGTATCAAAAAGGATAAAAAGATCAACAGTATCCGTTTTTAAGAATTTTGGTACAGCCCAACTGAAGTCCGATGATCTTGAGGTTGAATTTGTTGGTGCAAGGAAAGAGTCGTACCGCCTAGATTCCAGGAAACCAATAGTAGAAAACGGAACGCTTGAGGATGATCTTATGCGCAGAGATTTTACTATTAATGCGCTTGCCATCAGCCTAAATTCCAAAACCTACGGGAAACTGCTAGATCATTTCAAGGGACTAGAGGATATTGAGGATCGGATTATAAGAACACCGCTTGATCCTGACCAAACTTTCTCCGATGATCCTCTTCGGATGATTAGGGCAATAAGGTTTGCCACACAGCTGAACTTTACAATTGAGCAAAAGACTTTTAAGTCAATTCATCGGAACCGAAGTCGCATAGAGATTGTATCGCAGGAGCGAATTGTTGAGGAACTTAACAAGATTTTACTTTCGAATCGCCCATCAACTGGCTTTTTGCTACTGGACCAATCGGGATTACTCGAGCTGATTTTTCCAAAACTATTCAACCTAAAGGGAAGCGAAACAAAGAATGGCTTAAGCCATAAGGATAATTTTATGCATACCCTTCAGGTACTCGATAATGTTTCCAAAAAAACCGACAATTTATGGTTACGTTGGTCGGCATTACTACACGATATTGCTAAACCAGATACAAAACGTTATTTTCCTAAGCAAGGATGGACTTTTCATGGGCATGAGTTCCTCGGTGCAAAAATGGTTCCTATCATTTTCAGAGATTTAAAGCTACCACTTAACGAGAAGATGAAGTATGTTCAAAAAATGGTTCAGCTTCACCTACGCCCTATTATACTTTCGCTTGAGATAGTTACCGATTCAGCAGTTCGTAGGCTACTTTTTGATGCTGGTGATGATATAGATGATTTAATGATTCTTTGCGAGGCCGATATTACCTCAAAGAACGATAGTACCGTTCGTAAGCATCTTGCCAACTTTAAAATTGTAAGGCAAAAACTTAAAGAGCTAGAGGAACGGGATACTATCCGAAATTTCCAACCACCAATAACTGGCGAACTTATTATGGAGACTTTTGATATTAAGCCATGCAGGGAGATTGGTATTATTAAGATTGCAATAAAGGATGCTATCCTCGATGGTATTATTCACAATAATTTTGATGAGGCTTACGCACTAATGCTTGAAAAGGGGAAGGAGTTAAAGCTGACACCAAAGTCAGAATCACAAAAAGGAAAAAAGAAAGAGTTGGAATAA
- a CDS encoding GxxExxY protein, which yields MEDYKYKDITGKIIGAAMQVHKVLGNGFQEVIYQRALEIEFPLAGLDHKREFEMPIHYRNQQIGTRRVDFLIEEIISVEIKAVTKLEPVHLAQAINYLEAYNIEVGLLINFGCKSLEFKRLINSKYKNSSSANPY from the coding sequence ATGGAAGATTATAAATACAAAGATATTACCGGAAAAATTATCGGAGCAGCTATGCAGGTACACAAAGTACTTGGAAATGGTTTTCAAGAGGTTATCTATCAAAGAGCATTGGAGATTGAATTCCCATTGGCAGGGCTAGACCATAAGCGTGAATTTGAAATGCCAATCCATTACCGAAATCAACAGATTGGAACAAGACGGGTTGATTTTCTTATTGAAGAAATTATATCAGTAGAAATAAAGGCGGTTACAAAACTTGAACCTGTTCATTTGGCACAAGCCATTAATTACCTCGAAGCCTATAATATTGAGGTTGGCCTACTAATTAACTTTGGTTGTAAAAGTTTAGAATTTAAACGGCTAATCAATTCAAAATACAAAAACTCCTCATCTGCAAATCCTTACTAA
- a CDS encoding peptidase C1: MRRTIILAFIILGLKCVTFAQTQDKSEFINVEPGFYLNSILKDVNAVNENLKPKEHKTSFQMVQDISKIPNKVADYKRMWAFPPVSQGNTNTCWCFSTTSFLESEVKRIYNKEIRLSEMFTVYNEYLEKASRYVKERGNSAFGEGSEGNALTRMYEKYGCMPLSVYSALPVGRKYHTHEALYNELKSFLESVKASNSWNEEWVLSTFKSIMNKYLGEPPVKFTYEGKEYTPISFLKDYVKIYPSDYVDILSIKQEPYWKQVEYKVPDNWWHSTDYYNVPLDVFMDAIKKAIRNGYTMSIGGDVSEPGFSRTTQAAMIPSFDIPSAYINDDARQFRFTNETTTDDHGIHIVGYCERDGKDWYLIKDSGSGSRNGDTNAPEFGYYFFHEDYVKLKMMGFTIHKDAVKDILAKFNK; encoded by the coding sequence ATGAGACGGACTATTATTCTTGCTTTTATAATTCTGGGTTTGAAATGTGTGACATTTGCTCAAACCCAAGATAAATCGGAGTTCATAAATGTTGAACCCGGATTTTACCTTAATTCAATATTAAAAGATGTTAATGCTGTTAACGAAAACCTGAAACCTAAAGAGCATAAAACTAGCTTCCAAATGGTACAGGATATCTCTAAAATCCCTAACAAAGTCGCTGATTATAAACGTATGTGGGCTTTCCCTCCAGTTTCACAGGGAAATACGAACACATGCTGGTGCTTTTCAACCACATCATTTCTAGAGTCAGAGGTGAAACGTATTTACAATAAGGAGATTAGACTTTCGGAGATGTTTACTGTATACAATGAGTACCTTGAGAAGGCTAGTCGTTACGTTAAGGAAAGGGGCAACTCGGCATTTGGTGAGGGTTCCGAGGGCAATGCCTTAACTCGTATGTACGAAAAATATGGTTGTATGCCTCTTTCGGTATATTCAGCCTTACCTGTTGGGCGTAAATATCACACCCATGAAGCGTTGTATAATGAGCTAAAATCATTTTTGGAATCAGTTAAAGCCTCCAATTCTTGGAACGAAGAATGGGTTTTATCTACCTTTAAATCCATTATGAATAAATATTTGGGTGAGCCACCTGTCAAATTTACATACGAAGGCAAAGAATATACTCCAATATCATTCCTAAAAGACTATGTTAAAATTTATCCAAGTGATTATGTTGATATTCTTTCCATAAAACAAGAACCGTACTGGAAGCAGGTGGAATATAAGGTTCCCGATAACTGGTGGCATAGTACCGATTATTACAATGTTCCCCTTGATGTATTTATGGATGCTATTAAGAAGGCTATTCGCAATGGGTATACCATGAGCATTGGGGGAGACGTATCTGAACCAGGTTTTTCACGTACCACTCAAGCGGCTATGATACCTTCATTCGATATCCCATCGGCATATATTAACGACGATGCACGTCAATTCCGCTTTACAAACGAAACAACAACCGACGATCATGGAATCCACATAGTTGGTTACTGTGAGCGCGATGGAAAAGATTGGTATCTTATTAAAGACTCTGGCTCTGGTTCACGCAATGGAGATACTAATGCTCCTGAGTTTGGTTACTATTTTTTCCATGAGGATTATGTGAAACTAAAAATGATGGGCTTTACCATTCATAAGGATGCTGTGAAAGATATCTTAGCGAAGTTTAATAAGTAA
- a CDS encoding HDIG domain-containing protein: MNTRSYYLDLLKKNISNPKMIAHSIASEAVLRGLARKFGEDEDLWGYAGLLHDIDVEITNVDSKKHALVGAEMLSNELPADAIDAIKMHNEHATGMPRTTRFQFALAAGETITGLIFATALVYPDKKIESVKVKSVTKRMKEKLFAATVNRETILECEKIGIPIDEFVEIALGALRPIASELGF, translated from the coding sequence ATGAATACTCGCAGCTACTACCTCGATCTTTTAAAAAAGAACATTTCCAACCCCAAAATGATTGCACATAGTATTGCTTCCGAAGCAGTTCTTAGAGGACTCGCAAGAAAATTTGGCGAGGATGAAGATTTATGGGGTTATGCTGGCTTACTGCATGATATTGATGTTGAAATAACCAATGTGGATTCCAAAAAACATGCACTAGTTGGAGCAGAGATGCTCTCCAATGAACTACCTGCCGATGCCATTGATGCAATAAAAATGCACAACGAACATGCAACGGGCATGCCTCGTACAACTCGTTTTCAGTTTGCACTTGCTGCTGGTGAAACAATTACAGGATTAATTTTTGCCACTGCTTTGGTTTACCCCGATAAGAAGATTGAAAGTGTAAAGGTGAAATCTGTTACAAAACGGATGAAAGAGAAGCTATTTGCGGCTACAGTTAATAGGGAAACAATTTTGGAGTGCGAAAAAATTGGAATTCCTATTGATGAATTTGTGGAAATTGCCTTAGGTGCTCTTAGGCCGATAGCTTCAGAACTTGGTTTTTAG
- a CDS encoding endonuclease, translating into MIKTSILISLQFFIVIAFSTAQETGDVKKYRAMFYNTENLFDSFDDSLTQDEEFTPMGARHWTWDKMNQKINGIYKTIIAVGEWNPPVFVGLCEVENGIVLYRLTHETPLIKYDYRIVHRESPDPRGIDVALLYRNDLFDLQESKFFRVFFPDQPTRRTREILYAKGVLGGVDTLHVFVNHWPSKLGGELESTSGRFAAANTLKQKVDSIKIFYPDARILIMGDFNDEPESAPMVDGLKVYSNISDTCKSGLVSISSMLKASGQGSYKYQGVWGMIDQIIISNSFLDSKRVIHTSPENASVFKADFLLEPDDAFIGEKPFRTFVGYKYHGGFSDHLPVYIDFIGK; encoded by the coding sequence ATGATTAAGACTTCCATCCTCATCTCATTACAATTTTTTATAGTTATTGCCTTCTCCACTGCACAGGAAACTGGTGATGTGAAAAAATATAGGGCAATGTTTTATAATACCGAGAATCTGTTCGATTCATTTGATGATTCTCTTACTCAAGATGAAGAGTTTACGCCAATGGGCGCAAGGCATTGGACTTGGGATAAGATGAATCAGAAAATTAATGGCATCTACAAAACTATTATCGCTGTTGGAGAGTGGAATCCACCTGTGTTTGTTGGTCTATGCGAGGTTGAGAATGGCATTGTTCTTTATCGATTAACCCATGAAACTCCGTTGATTAAATATGATTATAGAATAGTTCATAGGGAATCACCCGATCCCCGTGGAATTGATGTTGCTCTTTTATACAGGAATGATTTATTTGATCTACAAGAATCAAAGTTCTTTCGTGTTTTCTTCCCCGATCAACCCACTCGGAGAACCCGAGAAATCCTTTATGCAAAAGGAGTCCTAGGTGGTGTAGATACACTACATGTTTTTGTTAACCATTGGCCTTCCAAACTTGGCGGGGAGTTGGAGTCAACATCGGGACGTTTTGCAGCAGCAAATACGCTTAAACAAAAGGTTGATTCAATAAAAATATTTTACCCGGATGCCCGGATTCTCATTATGGGCGATTTTAACGATGAGCCAGAAAGCGCACCAATGGTTGATGGTTTAAAGGTTTATTCAAATATTAGCGATACCTGTAAATCAGGACTTGTAAGCATTTCATCAATGCTAAAGGCAAGCGGGCAGGGGAGTTATAAATATCAAGGTGTTTGGGGAATGATCGATCAAATTATTATCTCAAATAGTTTTCTTGATAGTAAAAGGGTTATACATACATCACCTGAAAACGCTTCGGTGTTTAAAGCCGATTTTTTGCTTGAACCTGATGATGCTTTTATCGGTGAAAAACCTTTCCGCACATTTGTTGGATATAAATATCATGGTGGTTTTAGCGATCATTTGCCAGTTTATATCGATTTTATAGGTAAATAG
- the hydA gene encoding dihydropyrimidinase, which translates to MSTLIKNGRIITAADDYLADIFIENDKITSIGKNLNSKADQTIDASNKLIFPGGIDPHVHLDMPFMGTSSSDNFETGTRAALFGGTTTVIDFVIQKKGNSLYSALEEWRSRSDGKTLGDYAFHFAVTDFNENVRTEIKDMIEKEGITSFKAFMAYKGALMIDDSQMLELMTEIKKYNGIVSVHATNGGMIDFLVAKHKSEGKLSPLYHYLSQPEITEAEATGRFTDMANLTGVKSYVVHLTCEGALNQILDAAKRNQKVYAETCIQYLLLDASLYDKGFESAKWVMSPPLREKKDQAALWSGINSGLIQVVASDHCPFMWEKKKMGEDDFSKIPNGFPGIEHRMELLYSEGVNKNRITHSKFVEITSTNGAKIFGMSPQKGTIAVGSDADLVIFDPNEKHILSSKTHHMNCDYSGFEGWEVTGKCKTILVRGKIAVDNNKLLIEKGYGKYIKRKA; encoded by the coding sequence ATGTCAACATTAATTAAAAATGGAAGAATAATTACTGCTGCCGATGATTACTTAGCAGATATCTTCATCGAAAATGACAAGATAACATCTATCGGAAAAAACCTAAATTCAAAAGCAGATCAAACTATTGATGCCAGTAACAAATTGATTTTCCCCGGCGGTATTGATCCACATGTTCATTTGGACATGCCGTTTATGGGTACCTCATCAAGCGATAATTTTGAAACAGGAACAAGAGCGGCCCTATTTGGTGGAACAACCACTGTTATTGATTTCGTTATCCAAAAGAAAGGAAATTCTTTATACTCTGCCCTTGAAGAGTGGCGAAGCAGATCGGATGGAAAAACCTTAGGCGATTACGCCTTCCACTTTGCAGTTACCGATTTCAACGAGAATGTTAGAACCGAAATTAAGGATATGATTGAGAAGGAAGGCATAACCTCCTTTAAAGCATTCATGGCATACAAGGGTGCGTTAATGATTGATGACTCGCAGATGTTGGAACTCATGACTGAGATTAAGAAATACAACGGCATTGTTTCTGTGCATGCTACAAATGGCGGTATGATCGATTTTCTGGTTGCTAAACACAAATCCGAAGGTAAACTCTCTCCCCTATATCATTATCTTTCTCAACCCGAAATTACTGAAGCCGAGGCTACTGGAAGGTTTACCGATATGGCAAATCTAACGGGTGTAAAAAGTTATGTAGTTCATCTAACATGCGAAGGTGCTCTTAATCAAATCCTTGATGCAGCCAAGAGAAACCAAAAAGTATATGCTGAAACATGTATACAGTATCTGCTTCTTGATGCATCGCTGTATGACAAAGGATTTGAATCGGCTAAATGGGTGATGAGCCCTCCGTTAAGAGAAAAAAAGGATCAAGCAGCATTATGGTCAGGCATAAACAGCGGGTTAATTCAGGTTGTTGCCTCCGATCATTGTCCTTTTATGTGGGAAAAGAAGAAAATGGGAGAAGATGATTTCTCTAAAATACCAAATGGGTTTCCTGGAATTGAACACCGCATGGAATTGTTGTATTCCGAAGGGGTGAATAAAAATAGAATTACTCACTCCAAATTTGTAGAAATCACCTCAACAAATGGCGCTAAGATATTCGGAATGTCCCCTCAGAAAGGCACCATTGCGGTTGGTTCTGATGCCGATTTGGTAATCTTTGATCCAAACGAGAAACATATCCTATCATCAAAAACACATCATATGAATTGCGATTATTCAGGATTTGAAGGATGGGAAGTAACAGGGAAATGTAAAACAATACTTGTTCGTGGAAAAATTGCGGTGGACAACAATAAACTATTGATAGAAAAAGGGTACGGTAAATACATAAAGAGAAAAGCATAG
- a CDS encoding DUF5103 domain-containing protein gives MTSKFVSKISICLISLLFNTIAYPASKMGNIGIQQKKNIEAIKIYKTGDELSDPIIELGGDESVTLIFDDLSGNTSNYSYSITHCTCDWKESGLVRSEYMEGFDSKSIYDYQNSVATTVPYIHFKVQIPNDEIKIKLSGNYIIRVFDTYSPEKIMVEQRFMVVEPLIAINAAIRQPIDQNSRLSSQQIELKIGTASLNIINPFTDLIPVIIQNNQPDNCLFAIKPTFIRTDEIVYSSPEKLIFDGVNEYRSFDINSIRFLSSGIQSIEQFGGNFNVQLKPAENNRKQKYSTQQDINGKYLVKLERSELSDVEADYAWVYFTLPYYDQLPNKEVYVYGELTGWQLTPMNQMQYNFQRQTYELRLQLKQGYYNYRFAVRDAKTGEVDFTFFEGNHFETENSYTILVYYRQIGARYDRLVGVKRLNSNGKR, from the coding sequence GTGACGTCAAAATTTGTTTCCAAAATATCAATCTGTTTAATTTCACTTCTTTTTAATACGATTGCATACCCAGCCTCGAAGATGGGTAATATCGGTATTCAACAAAAAAAAAACATCGAAGCGATTAAAATTTACAAAACTGGGGATGAACTATCAGATCCAATTATTGAACTTGGAGGTGATGAATCTGTCACCTTGATATTCGATGACCTTTCCGGGAATACTAGTAATTACTCTTATTCAATTACCCATTGTACTTGCGACTGGAAGGAATCGGGTTTAGTGCGATCTGAGTATATGGAAGGGTTCGACTCAAAATCTATATACGATTATCAGAATTCAGTTGCTACAACCGTTCCGTATATCCATTTTAAGGTACAAATACCTAATGATGAAATCAAAATCAAACTATCTGGTAATTATATTATCCGAGTTTTTGACACTTATTCCCCAGAAAAAATTATGGTTGAGCAACGATTTATGGTGGTTGAGCCATTAATTGCAATAAATGCTGCTATAAGGCAACCCATAGATCAAAACTCAAGGCTATCCTCACAGCAGATTGAACTGAAGATTGGAACAGCATCATTAAATATCATAAATCCTTTTACTGATTTAATCCCTGTAATCATCCAAAATAATCAACCCGATAATTGCTTATTTGCCATTAAACCAACCTTTATAAGAACAGATGAAATAGTCTACTCATCCCCTGAAAAGTTAATATTTGATGGGGTAAATGAGTATCGTTCATTCGATATCAATTCTATTAGATTTCTATCATCGGGAATACAAAGCATAGAGCAATTTGGAGGAAATTTCAATGTTCAGCTAAAGCCTGCTGAGAATAATAGAAAGCAAAAATATTCGACTCAGCAAGATATAAATGGTAAGTATCTAGTCAAACTAGAAAGAAGTGAGTTGAGTGATGTTGAAGCCGACTACGCTTGGGTATATTTTACACTTCCATATTACGATCAACTTCCCAATAAAGAGGTTTATGTATATGGTGAACTAACAGGCTGGCAACTCACCCCGATGAACCAGATGCAATACAACTTTCAGCGGCAAACTTATGAACTGAGACTGCAACTTAAACAGGGTTATTATAATTACCGCTTTGCAGTTCGGGATGCAAAAACGGGCGAAGTTGATTTTACATTTTTTGAGGGAAATCACTTTGAAACTGAAAACTCATACACTATTCTAGTGTACTATAGGCAAATTGGAGCACGCTATGATAGACTCGTAGGAGTTAAAAGATTAAATTCAAACGGCAAACGCTAA
- a CDS encoding acyltransferase, protein MSIPKTEGDGTIPEIIDAMIQKHIPFIEDAGKKGVQILCLQEIFSTPYFCPGQDRKWYVSAESVPGPTTDLLATYAKKYSMVIIVPIYEKEQPGVLYNTAAVIDADGTYLGKYRKNHIPHTSGFWEKFFFKPGNLGYPVFQTKYAKVGVYICYDRHFPDGARCLGLNGAEIVYNPSATVAGLSQHLWKLEQPAHAVANGYFMGCINRVGTEKPWNLGKFFGSSYFVDPRGQIIACASDSKDELLVADFDLDLIDDVRSTWQFFRDRRPETYGRLVDL, encoded by the coding sequence ATGAGTATTCCTAAAACCGAAGGCGACGGAACTATCCCCGAAATAATTGATGCAATGATTCAAAAGCACATTCCATTTATAGAAGATGCAGGGAAAAAAGGTGTCCAAATCTTATGCCTTCAGGAAATATTTAGCACTCCATATTTTTGTCCGGGTCAGGACAGAAAATGGTACGTATCGGCAGAATCTGTACCCGGGCCAACCACCGACCTATTGGCAACCTATGCAAAAAAATACAGCATGGTAATAATTGTTCCTATTTATGAAAAAGAACAACCTGGCGTTTTATACAACACCGCCGCAGTTATTGATGCCGATGGAACATACCTTGGAAAATATCGCAAAAACCACATCCCTCACACATCAGGTTTTTGGGAAAAATTCTTTTTTAAACCCGGAAATTTAGGATACCCTGTATTCCAAACAAAATATGCCAAAGTAGGCGTTTACATTTGCTACGACAGGCATTTCCCCGATGGAGCAAGATGTTTAGGCCTTAACGGTGCCGAAATTGTATACAATCCTTCAGCCACAGTTGCAGGACTATCACAGCATTTATGGAAATTGGAACAACCCGCACACGCCGTTGCCAACGGCTATTTTATGGGTTGCATCAACAGGGTTGGAACAGAAAAACCTTGGAACCTCGGCAAATTTTTCGGAAGCTCATATTTTGTTGACCCAAGAGGTCAAATTATCGCCTGTGCTTCCGATAGCAAAGACGAATTACTAGTAGCCGATTTCGATCTCGATTTAATTGATGATGTAAGATCGACATGGCAATTCTTCCGTGATAGAAGACCTGAAACATATGGCAGGTTGGTTGATTTATAG
- the trxA gene encoding thioredoxin, whose protein sequence is MIEHLTLETFKQKVFNYEKNTEWKFEGDKPAIIDFYADWCGPCKMVAPILEELSKEYDGKLNIYKVDTESEQELASVFGIKSIPSLLFVPKDAQPQMAQGALPKDSFKKAFKEVLGVE, encoded by the coding sequence ATGATTGAACACTTAACTTTAGAAACATTTAAGCAAAAGGTATTTAACTACGAAAAGAATACCGAGTGGAAATTTGAAGGCGATAAACCTGCCATTATCGATTTTTATGCTGATTGGTGTGGACCCTGTAAAATGGTTGCTCCAATATTAGAGGAACTTTCAAAGGAGTACGATGGTAAGCTAAATATCTATAAGGTAGATACTGAGAGCGAACAAGAGTTAGCCTCCGTGTTTGGAATTAAAAGCATTCCCTCATTACTATTTGTTCCAAAGGATGCACAACCCCAAATGGCACAAGGAGCCCTTCCGAAAGATTCATTTAAAAAGGCTTTTAAGGAAGTTTTGGGTGTGGAGTAA